A single window of Leptolyngbya ohadii IS1 DNA harbors:
- a CDS encoding RluA family pseudouridine synthase: MLAKDRESYRSLADQFAQRQVQKIYEAILDGVLGEDEGTIDLPLWSDPDDRPYQKVDWERGKPSVTQFRIIEISNGQTRMELIPLTGRTHQLRVHTAIGLKLSIRGDRLYGRNVGGERLYLHARELRVRHPKTGGWLQIRADLPF; this comes from the coding sequence CTGCTGGCGAAAGATCGGGAGAGCTATCGATCGCTTGCAGACCAATTCGCGCAGCGGCAGGTTCAGAAAATCTATGAGGCGATTCTAGATGGGGTGTTGGGGGAGGATGAGGGGACGATTGACTTGCCGCTGTGGAGTGACCCGGACGATCGACCCTATCAGAAAGTGGATTGGGAGCGGGGGAAGCCGAGTGTGACGCAGTTTCGGATTATAGAAATATCGAATGGTCAGACGCGGATGGAACTGATTCCCCTGACCGGGCGAACCCATCAGTTGAGGGTGCATACGGCGATCGGGCTAAAGCTGTCAATTCGAGGCGATCGGCTCTATGGTAGGAATGTTGGGGGCGAAAGGCTCTATCTTCACGCCAGGGAATTGCGGGTTCGGCATCCAAAAACGGGAGGCTGGCTGCAAATTAGGGCAGATTTGCCATTTTAA
- a CDS encoding DUF362 domain-containing protein, protein MVSGLFTQVSATADFIYEPPATAKNACRILVKPNLGYPKKPPVTVSMGVLGRVLNGLRQANPTAEILIVEGVCSPVSLPEIASRNGLYELMDDGMRLIDADTLPMQEYPNRLSRRENGEASPHPVRFPTMLAPALLQEVDCRISVGALKRTVLKEQPLISASLKNLYGLFPRSRYKARSPHSRGQLHRPSVPLVLQDVYFTIGHLFDGAVVDANEKFISVDWQPDRGSAVPVGKVIWGNDLLAVDREACRVADELTPDYVEAIEQMRNRVEK, encoded by the coding sequence ATGGTTTCTGGTTTGTTCACTCAGGTTTCGGCAACGGCTGACTTTATCTACGAGCCGCCTGCAACTGCAAAAAATGCCTGTCGAATTCTCGTGAAGCCAAACCTGGGCTATCCCAAAAAACCGCCCGTCACGGTAAGTATGGGGGTGCTGGGGAGGGTGCTGAACGGATTACGACAGGCAAATCCCACCGCTGAAATTCTGATTGTGGAAGGGGTTTGTTCTCCCGTATCGCTGCCTGAAATTGCCAGTCGTAACGGACTGTATGAGCTGATGGACGATGGAATGCGCCTGATCGATGCCGACACGCTGCCGATGCAGGAGTACCCCAATCGATTATCCCGAAGGGAGAACGGCGAAGCCTCGCCCCATCCCGTCCGATTTCCTACTATGCTGGCTCCTGCCCTTCTGCAAGAAGTAGATTGTCGAATTAGCGTCGGTGCGCTGAAGCGAACAGTTTTAAAAGAACAGCCGCTCATTTCCGCCTCGCTGAAAAACCTCTACGGACTGTTTCCCCGCAGCCGCTATAAAGCAAGAAGCCCCCACTCTCGCGGACAGCTTCATCGCCCCTCCGTACCGCTGGTCTTGCAGGACGTTTACTTTACGATCGGGCACTTGTTCGACGGAGCCGTCGTTGATGCCAACGAGAAATTTATCAGCGTCGATTGGCAACCCGATCGCGGCAGTGCCGTTCCTGTCGGTAAAGTAATCTGGGGCAATGATTTATTGGCAGTCGATCGAGAAGCCTGCCGAGTCGCCGATGAGCTAACGCCGGATTATGTAGAAGCGATCGAGCAAATGAGAAATCGGGTGGAAAAATAG
- the purH gene encoding bifunctional phosphoribosylaminoimidazolecarboxamide formyltransferase/IMP cyclohydrolase has protein sequence MTKVSDYTGSPEILGGRVKTLHPRIHGGILARRDVPQDLTDLEANQINPIDLIVVNLYPFQQTIAKPGVTRPEAIEQIDIGGPAMVRASAKNFAHVTILCNPNQYGSYLEELRQNGSPSIAFRQNCALQAFEHTSAYDRAIADYLLKQGSGGAGEQGAGEQGEGLPDRFSLSGEKMQQLRYGENPHQPAAWYQTSPSGWTAAKQLQGKELSYNNLVDLEAARRIVAEFPVSAPDSEAAAVIIKHTNPCGVALGSSLVEAYTKAFNADSTSAFGGIVALNRSIDAATANELKKTFLECIVAPGCDAEAAEILAAKSNLRVLVLPDLTQGEKELVRQIAGGFLIQTADDQIANPTEWKVVTDRQPTESQLAELLFAWKVCKHVKSNAIVITRDRTTLGVGAGQMNRVGSVKIALEQAGDQSQGAILASDGFFPFDDSVRTAAAAGIGAIVQPGGSMRDAESIAAANELGIVMVLTGIRHFLH, from the coding sequence GTGACGAAAGTTTCTGACTATACGGGATCGCCAGAAATCCTGGGCGGACGGGTCAAAACTCTGCATCCGCGAATTCACGGCGGCATTCTGGCACGGCGGGATGTGCCGCAGGATCTCACTGACCTGGAAGCAAACCAGATTAATCCGATCGACCTGATTGTGGTCAACCTCTACCCGTTTCAGCAAACGATCGCCAAACCGGGCGTTACCCGACCGGAAGCGATCGAGCAAATTGACATTGGAGGTCCGGCAATGGTGCGAGCCTCCGCCAAAAACTTTGCCCATGTGACGATTCTCTGCAACCCCAATCAGTACGGCAGCTACCTGGAAGAACTGCGGCAAAACGGAAGTCCTTCGATCGCCTTTCGGCAAAACTGTGCGCTGCAAGCCTTTGAGCATACCTCGGCATACGACCGGGCGATCGCGGATTATTTGCTCAAGCAGGGGAGCGGGGGAGCGGGGGAGCAGGGAGCAGGGGAGCAGGGAGAGGGTTTGCCCGATCGGTTTAGCCTTAGCGGCGAGAAGATGCAGCAGTTGCGCTACGGCGAGAATCCCCATCAGCCTGCGGCGTGGTATCAAACCAGTCCGAGCGGCTGGACAGCAGCAAAACAGTTGCAAGGCAAAGAGCTGAGCTACAACAATCTGGTGGATCTGGAGGCGGCGCGGCGCATTGTGGCAGAATTTCCTGTTTCAGCTCCGGATTCTGAAGCGGCTGCGGTGATTATTAAACACACCAATCCCTGTGGCGTGGCGTTGGGCAGTTCGCTGGTAGAGGCGTACACGAAGGCATTTAACGCTGATTCCACCTCTGCGTTTGGCGGCATTGTGGCACTGAATCGATCGATCGACGCTGCCACCGCTAATGAACTTAAGAAGACCTTCCTGGAATGTATTGTCGCTCCGGGCTGTGATGCAGAAGCGGCGGAAATTTTGGCGGCAAAATCGAATCTGCGGGTGCTGGTATTGCCGGATCTGACCCAGGGGGAGAAAGAGCTGGTACGTCAGATTGCGGGCGGATTCCTCATCCAAACCGCTGATGACCAGATCGCTAACCCAACCGAGTGGAAAGTTGTCACCGATCGCCAGCCCACCGAGTCCCAGCTTGCCGAACTGCTGTTTGCCTGGAAGGTCTGCAAGCACGTTAAATCCAATGCCATTGTAATAACCCGCGATCGCACGACGCTGGGCGTTGGGGCAGGGCAGATGAACCGCGTTGGCTCCGTCAAAATTGCCCTGGAGCAGGCAGGCGATCAAAGTCAGGGGGCAATCCTTGCCAGCGATGGCTTTTTCCCGTTCGATGATTCCGTGAGAACCGCAGCCGCAGCAGGCATTGGAGCAATCGTTCAGCCGGGGGGCAGTATGCGCGATGCAGAATCGATCGCAGCCGCAAACGAATTGGGCATTGTAATGGTACTAACGGGAATCAGACACTTTTTGCACTAG
- a CDS encoding 2OG-Fe(II) oxygenase, whose protein sequence is MSQFQDLPEVVKVTLLLSGGQQYQVAIQSGNPLLGQLFEVMADWEGKRVRRLFQIPINQGQAVLAFPCDRLIGIVTEPPIVMQTQSNPPIAAAPNQPVTPSGILPSESVQIDDFLSPEDHQMLLNYVLEREEKFVPTTTSTGLADYRQSIVLYDFPEVHEFITNRIRAIVPDVVKALGLPPFTLQEIEAQITAHNDGNFYRVHNDNGSPETATRELTYVYYFYRQPKAFSGGELVIYDSKIENNYFVQADTFQTIDPRDNSIVLFLSRYMHEVMPVHCPSRSFEDSRFTVNGWIRR, encoded by the coding sequence ATGTCGCAATTCCAGGATTTGCCAGAAGTCGTCAAAGTCACCCTGCTCCTGTCGGGCGGGCAGCAGTATCAGGTTGCGATCCAGTCGGGCAATCCGCTGCTGGGTCAGCTCTTTGAAGTGATGGCAGACTGGGAAGGCAAACGAGTGCGGCGACTGTTCCAAATTCCGATTAATCAGGGGCAGGCGGTATTGGCGTTTCCGTGCGATCGTCTCATTGGCATCGTCACCGAACCGCCGATCGTCATGCAAACTCAGAGCAACCCGCCGATCGCCGCAGCCCCCAATCAGCCTGTCACCCCTTCTGGAATTTTGCCGTCGGAATCCGTTCAGATTGATGACTTTTTATCCCCGGAAGATCATCAAATGCTGCTGAACTACGTTCTAGAACGTGAGGAAAAATTTGTCCCCACCACAACTTCAACCGGGCTGGCAGACTATCGGCAATCTATTGTACTGTACGATTTCCCAGAAGTTCACGAATTCATCACCAATCGGATTCGCGCGATCGTTCCCGATGTCGTCAAAGCCCTGGGTCTGCCGCCGTTCACTCTTCAAGAAATCGAAGCGCAAATTACCGCCCACAACGATGGCAATTTCTACCGCGTTCACAACGATAACGGCAGTCCGGAAACCGCAACCCGCGAACTCACCTACGTTTACTATTTCTACCGTCAGCCCAAAGCCTTCTCCGGCGGAGAGCTAGTGATCTACGACAGCAAAATTGAAAACAACTACTTCGTTCAGGCAGATACTTTCCAGACGATCGATCCTAGAGACAACAGTATTGTTCTCTTCCTCAGCCGCTATATGCATGAGGTTATGCCCGTACATTGTCCCTCGCGATCGTTTGAAGACAGTCGCTTTACGGTCAACGGCTGGATTCGCCGCTAA
- the hemJ gene encoding protoporphyrinogen oxidase HemJ: protein MTYLWFKAFHIVGIVAWFAGLFYLPRLFVYHAEANEQSEPARSILQQQYQVMEKRLYRLIMTPALVLTLTMAIAMVITVPALLQERWLHVKIALVVCMLIYDHYCLRLMKQMARGEFRFTGQQFRWFNEIPTVFFVAIIMLAVFKNSFPTSAAAWSILAMIVAMAAIIQFYARKRRLDKERAAAESTADLTELGAKGSV, encoded by the coding sequence ATGACATATCTCTGGTTCAAAGCGTTTCATATTGTTGGTATTGTGGCTTGGTTCGCTGGATTGTTTTACCTACCCCGGCTGTTTGTGTACCATGCCGAAGCCAACGAGCAGTCCGAACCCGCTCGATCGATTTTGCAGCAGCAATATCAGGTGATGGAAAAGCGGCTGTATCGGCTGATTATGACGCCAGCTCTAGTGTTGACGCTGACAATGGCGATCGCAATGGTTATTACTGTGCCTGCGCTACTTCAGGAACGCTGGCTACACGTTAAAATCGCACTTGTCGTTTGTATGTTGATCTACGATCACTACTGCTTACGGCTAATGAAGCAAATGGCGCGAGGCGAATTTCGCTTTACCGGGCAGCAGTTTCGCTGGTTTAACGAAATCCCGACCGTGTTTTTTGTCGCGATTATTATGCTGGCAGTTTTCAAAAATAGCTTTCCCACCTCGGCAGCAGCTTGGAGCATCCTGGCAATGATTGTGGCAATGGCGGCAATTATTCAGTTCTATGCGCGGAAGCGTCGGTTGGATAAGGAGCGGGCTGCGGCTGAATCCACTGCGGATTTGACCGAACTGGGCGCAAAGGGTTCAGTGTAG
- a CDS encoding DUF2811 domain-containing protein yields the protein MQATVSILAEIPEELHESLQSYLETHPDWDQDRVFCAALSLFLLQNGTSAAPDSSRSYRRAARVYLDTLFKHAV from the coding sequence ATGCAAGCAACGGTTAGCATCCTGGCGGAAATTCCCGAAGAACTGCACGAATCGCTTCAAAGCTATCTGGAAACGCACCCCGACTGGGATCAGGATCGGGTTTTCTGTGCTGCTCTCTCTCTCTTCTTGCTGCAAAACGGCACTAGTGCTGCGCCGGATTCTTCCCGCAGCTATCGCCGAGCTGCCAGAGTTTATCTCGATACCCTGTTCAAGCACGCTGTATAA
- a CDS encoding pyridoxine 5'-phosphate synthase has product MVNIDHVATIRQARRTVEPDPIGAAVLAELAGADGITVHLREDRRHIQDRDVRLLRQTVRTHLNLEMAATDEMVAIALDIRPDYVTLVPERREEVTTEGGLDVAGQIGRMEQVVNALQQANIPVSLFIDADPAQIDAAATVKAKFIELHTGRYAEAHDDASRAQELTFLEKGCGREIAGGIRGNARDRLARRNVYLLACIPGREETATNHSLKITAQSRANPTSWNPADPCWNRLESLRRDALVFGGRIILRYGGVGLSMPIFCGMKFAFKYPSRRNEGFRLIFVAFLNNTLPDSRKTPSSSVIPRNLYKTLQLVCFSPPIPQAFHRQ; this is encoded by the coding sequence GTGGTCAATATTGACCACGTTGCAACCATTCGGCAGGCACGCCGTACCGTTGAACCTGATCCGATCGGGGCTGCTGTCCTGGCGGAACTTGCCGGAGCCGATGGCATTACGGTGCATTTGCGGGAAGACCGACGGCATATCCAGGATCGGGATGTGCGTCTGTTGCGTCAAACCGTGCGAACCCATCTCAATTTAGAGATGGCGGCAACCGATGAAATGGTGGCGATTGCCCTGGATATTCGCCCGGACTATGTAACGCTGGTGCCCGAACGTCGGGAGGAAGTGACAACTGAAGGCGGATTAGATGTCGCAGGTCAGATTGGTCGGATGGAACAGGTGGTGAATGCCCTCCAGCAGGCAAACATTCCCGTCAGCCTGTTTATCGATGCTGATCCAGCACAGATTGATGCTGCTGCGACCGTCAAAGCCAAGTTTATCGAACTGCATACCGGACGCTACGCGGAAGCCCACGACGATGCCAGCCGTGCCCAGGAACTAACCTTCCTTGAAAAAGGCTGTGGGCGGGAGATTGCTGGCGGAATACGAGGAAATGCGCGAGATCGGCTGGCGCGCCGCAACGTGTACCTGCTAGCCTGCATTCCCGGCAGGGAAGAAACTGCAACGAATCACAGTCTCAAAATCACAGCTCAAAGCAGAGCTAACCCAACCTCCTGGAACCCTGCTGATCCGTGCTGGAACAGGCTTGAGTCGCTTCGGCGAGATGCTCTTGTCTTTGGTGGTCGCATCATTTTGCGCTATGGGGGGGTAGGGTTGTCAATGCCAATTTTTTGTGGCATGAAATTCGCTTTCAAATATCCTTCACGAAGGAATGAGGGTTTCAGGCTAATTTTTGTTGCATTTCTTAACAATACACTTCCCGATTCCCGTAAAACGCCCAGTTCTTCAGTAATCCCCAGGAATCTTTACAAAACTTTACAATTGGTCTGCTTTTCCCCACCTATTCCACAAGCTTTCCACAGGCAGTGA
- a CDS encoding pyridoxine 5'-phosphate synthase gives MVNIDHVATIRQARRTVEPDPIGAAVLAELAGADGITVHLREDRRHIQDRDVRLLRQTVRTHLNLEMAATDEMVAIALDIRPDYVTLVPERREEVTTEGGLDVAGQIGRMEQVVNALQQANIPVSLFIDADPAQIDAAATVKAKFIELHTGRYAEAHDDASRAQELTFLEKGCQQALAAGIRVNAGHGLTYWNVYPIACLPGMEELNIGHTIISRAVLVGMERAVREMKLAIRGEF, from the coding sequence GTGGTCAATATTGACCACGTTGCAACCATTCGGCAGGCACGCCGTACCGTTGAACCTGATCCGATCGGGGCTGCTGTCCTGGCGGAACTTGCCGGAGCCGATGGCATTACGGTGCATTTGCGGGAAGACCGACGGCATATCCAGGATCGGGATGTGCGTCTGTTGCGTCAAACCGTGCGAACCCATCTCAATTTAGAGATGGCGGCAACCGATGAAATGGTGGCGATTGCCCTGGATATTCGCCCGGACTATGTAACGCTGGTGCCCGAACGTCGGGAGGAAGTGACAACTGAAGGCGGATTAGATGTCGCAGGTCAGATTGGTCGGATGGAACAGGTGGTGAATGCCCTCCAGCAGGCAAACATTCCCGTCAGCCTGTTTATCGATGCTGATCCAGCACAGATTGATGCTGCTGCGACCGTCAAAGCCAAGTTTATCGAACTGCATACCGGACGCTACGCGGAAGCCCACGACGATGCCAGCCGTGCCCAGGAACTAACCTTCCTTGAAAAAGGCTGTCAGCAGGCGCTTGCTGCCGGAATTCGGGTGAATGCGGGACATGGTCTAACCTACTGGAACGTTTACCCGATCGCCTGCCTTCCCGGCATGGAAGAACTCAACATTGGGCACACCATTATCAGCCGTGCCGTTTTGGTGGGCATGGAACGAGCCGTGCGCGAAATGAAGCTGGCAATTCGGGGGGAGTTTTAG
- a CDS encoding MgPME-cyclase complex family protein — protein sequence MTTYYYAVASQKYMLEEEPTEEVLKERTRHYQEQEKERDFWLVLQPAFLDAPELAAVKAKCPQPAAAIVSTNSQFITWLKLRLEYVATGQFEAPSATIPDPIASLAPTA from the coding sequence ATGACAACCTACTATTACGCCGTTGCCAGCCAGAAATACATGCTGGAGGAAGAGCCGACCGAGGAAGTCCTCAAAGAGCGGACGCGCCACTACCAGGAACAGGAAAAAGAGCGCGACTTTTGGCTGGTGCTTCAGCCCGCCTTCCTGGATGCCCCAGAACTGGCAGCGGTCAAAGCCAAGTGTCCCCAACCGGCAGCGGCGATCGTCTCTACAAATTCTCAGTTCATTACCTGGCTGAAGCTGCGCCTGGAATATGTGGCGACAGGTCAGTTTGAGGCTCCCTCTGCCACCATTCCCGACCCGATCGCGTCTCTGGCACCCACAGCGTAA
- a CDS encoding divergent PAP2 family protein, with translation MPQAIMQDFPAILDNHVLLVALLASLLAQIIKLFVSLIRDGKINFRTLVETGGMPSSHSALVTALAAGIGQTAGWESSDFAIAFVFAVIVMYDAAGVRQAAGKQARILNQIVDELFRENPTFNENRLKELLGHTPVQVIVGSALGAAISWIASPAY, from the coding sequence TTGCCCCAAGCCATCATGCAGGACTTCCCCGCGATTCTTGACAACCACGTGCTGCTCGTTGCGCTGCTTGCCTCCCTGCTGGCGCAGATCATCAAACTCTTTGTGTCTTTGATTCGCGACGGCAAAATTAACTTTCGCACTTTGGTAGAAACGGGAGGAATGCCTAGCTCTCACTCGGCGCTGGTTACGGCTCTGGCAGCAGGAATCGGACAAACGGCAGGCTGGGAAAGCAGCGATTTTGCGATCGCCTTTGTGTTTGCTGTAATTGTGATGTACGATGCAGCCGGAGTACGGCAGGCGGCCGGGAAGCAGGCGCGAATTCTGAATCAGATCGTGGATGAGCTATTCCGCGAAAACCCCACCTTCAATGAGAATCGGTTAAAGGAACTGTTGGGGCACACGCCTGTTCAGGTGATTGTCGGTTCTGCCCTGGGCGCGGCAATTTCTTGGATCGCGTCGCCTGCCTATTAG